From Salvelinus namaycush isolate Seneca chromosome 2, SaNama_1.0, whole genome shotgun sequence, one genomic window encodes:
- the LOC120061820 gene encoding nuclear receptor subfamily 1 group D member 1-like translates to MDNSPGGVILYAGSSGSASPSPGSPSSGYQTQSPRSSHSQPSSPEPVSFPEIGPLKRERGENRGGPSPKLVFQFPEANATTAATSSGNTYAHPMVAKRPCSFTGTFTKTGGMVLLCKVCGDIASGFHYGVHACEGCKGFFRRSIQQNIHYKMCVKNESCLIMRMNRNRCQHCRFKKCLYVGMSRDAVRFGRIPKREKQRLLDEMQSYMNSLNESASMEIDSSPSSSEAPASPEPGESISTAYRNIFAQEDVKPVIKMVVNNNNIRNNPAHDSDYAHPAPQTHSHSNPSQGYQSHPTQSYQTPPRYPRNNNVDNAQYTYQPSSNQSQCPMSNGSQSAQTFQASHNNFSAGESLNQTTCPWKLSGGAKVLACPLNACPVAPRDRSSQQIWDAFSQCFTPAVKEVVEFAKSIPGFQSLSQHDQVMLLKAGTFQVLMVRFCSLFDPKEKTVTFLNGQTYPLTSLRALGMGSLLDAMFEFSEKLGALGLEPDEMALFMAVVLVSADCSGVADVVAVEQLQESLIKALRSLITRRCPDDSALFPKLLLRLPDLRTLNNMHSDKLLAFSIDP, encoded by the exons ATGGACAACAGCCCTG GTGGTGTGATACTGTATGCTGGATCATCTGGTAGTGCCAGCCCCAGCCCTGGCAGCCCCTCCAGCGGGTACCAGACCCAGTCTCCCCGGTCCTCCCACTCCCAACCCTCATCTCCTGAGCCTGTCTCGTTCCCCGAGATCGGCCctctgaagagagaaagaggggagaacaGGGGTGGGCCCTCGCCCAAACTAGTCTTCCAGTTCCCTGAAGCCAATGCCACTACAGCCGCTACATCCTCTGGAAATACCTACGCCCACCCTATGGTGGCCAAGAGGCCCTGCAGCTTCACTGGCACTTTCACCA AGACAGGAGGCATGGTGCTCCTGTGTAAGGTGTGTGGGGACATCGCGTCTGGCTTCCATTACGGCGTTCACGCCTGTGAAGGCTGCAAGGGTTTCTTCCGCCGCAGCATCCAGCAGAACATCCACTACAAGATGTGTGTGAAGAATGAGAGCTGCCTGATCATGCGCATGAACCGAAACCGGTGCCAGCACTGCCGTTTCAAGAAGTGTCTCTACGTGGGCATGTCCAGAGATG CTGTGCGTTTTGGGCGTATCCCAAAGCGTGAGAAGCAGAGACTATTGGACGAGATGCAGAGCTACATGAATAGCCTCAACGAATCAGCATCCATGGAGATTGAttcctccccttcttcctctgaGGCCCCGGCCAGCCCAGAACCTGGCGAGTCCATTTCCACTGCCTACCGCAACATCTTTGCCCAAGAGGATGTGAAGCCAGTAATCAAGATGgtcgtcaacaacaacaacatccgcAACAATCCAGCACACGATTCTGACTACGCTCACCCCGCACCCCAAACCCACTCCCATTCCAACCCCTCTCAGGGGTACCAGTCTCATCCCACACAAAGCTACCAGACCCCCCCTCGCTACCCACGCAACAACAATGTTGACAACGCTCAGTATACATACCAACCATCATCCAATCAGAGTCAATGCCCAATGTCCAATGGCAGCCAGTCCGCTCAGACCTTCCAAGCCAGTCACAACAACTTTTCAGCCGGCGAGTCTCTAAACCAGACCACATGCCCATGGAAGTTAAGTGGAGGCGCCAAAGTTCTG gCATGTCCCCTGAACGCATGTCCCGTGGCCCCCCGTGACCGATCCAGCCAGCAGATCTGGGACGCCTTTTCCCAGTGCTTCACCCCGGCCGTCAAGGAGGTGGTGGAGTTTGCCAAGAGCATCCCCGGGTTCCAGAGTCTCAGCCAGCATGACCAGGTCATGCTGCTTAAGGCCGGCACCTTCCAGGTGCTGATGGTCAGGTTCTGCTCACTGTTCGACCCCAAGGAGAAGACGGTGACCTTCCTGAACGGCCAGACATACCCCCTGACATCCCTGCGGGCGCTGGGTATGGGCTCTCTGCTGGATGCCATGTTTGAGTTCAGTGAGAAGCTGGGAGCTCTGGGCCTGGAGCCCGACGAGATGGCCCTCTTCATGGCTGTGGTGCTAGTGTCTGCCG actgTTCAGGTGTGGCTGATGTAGTTGCAGTGGAGCAGCTTCAGGAGAGTCTGATCAAAGCCCTGCGCTCGCTCATCACCCGCCGTTGCCCCGACGACAGCGCCCTCTTCCCCAAGCTGCTGCTGCGCCTGCCCGACCTGCGCACCCTCAACAACATGCACTCCGACAAGCTGCTGGCCTTTAGCATCGACCCCTAA